The Asterias rubens chromosome 16, eAstRub1.3, whole genome shotgun sequence region CAAAATCGACAATTTGTCTCCCTCTGACGTTTTGCTCAATCTCGAAATTGTGCAACACACTAATGAGCAAATCCGAGAATGCTCTCAACATGATAAGGTCGATGACGAGAATGAAAGTAAATGAATTGAAAGCCCTTTTTGCTGTTCTTGAAGGAACATTAGAAGAAACAAACTTACTTCGTATGGTCTACAGGTACTCCTGTATAATCTCCAAAACTTACGCAGCCGCTCAAACTGAAGAAATTATTCAAGGCAATAGTGGACGTTTACGGAAATGTTGACATCAGCAATCAACATTCTCAGCTAGCACTGTGAAAGTTGAGAGGTCAGAGATGGGTACCAAGTTGAGGCTGAAGTAAATTATTATTCGTGTTGGGTCTAAATTTTTAGTTTCGGTCAACTGCTACAAACGGCCGTCACCCTCAGTATAGTGGGCTGAGCgcaaaatgatttaaaaaccCTAAATGCACCTATTTGTTACTCTTTGTTGTTTCAAAAGTATTTTCCCCTTTAATTACACTAAACATTACAATTTAACATGTTAAAACTCGCCAAACCGAATTTCCAAGAAGTTTAGATTGTGATTCTTAAGAAAACGGCTGGAGTCGCGAGACTACGCGTACAAAATAAACCGCATGTGGGTGGATGATTGCACCATTTCTACAATGCGCACGTAATGCTAGATCGTGGAAGTAAAACAACACGAAGTATACTACACTTACAGTGTACTGTAATTCCACTCAATTTATGCGAAATGCTGTAATGTTAAGTGTTCCTCATTAACCCAAATATTCATCAAGTTTAGGAAGTTATCTCAATAATAAAAGTCGTAAACACTACTAAACAGCATGGCAGAAGAAGTTGCAGAAACTACGGGGATTGACCCAAGCGACAGTCCCAGATCTCCCGGGGAGAAAGAGCCACAGGACGGCGTGGACTACGCGGAGGGCGATGAGGGCGAGGAGGCCGCCGGCGGGGCGGACGACTGGCAGGATATACCAGAGGGATCCAAATTTGAGTGTGAGTTTAAATGGCACATATTGTGGTTTTTTTCCTTGATTAAATATTTCCAGCTAATTAAATTAGTGAGTATCAGGTTTGTCCCAAATACCATTTATTATGGTACAGAAATTAAATGATttagtgtaaacaaaaaaaaaggataaattGATGGATAAGataatttattaaaaactaTAACTTTATATGAAGACAAAACAGTCATGATCACAATGGTTTCATGTGAAATGTGACATAATTTACTTATTATCTTTGACCAAGAAAAACTGCAAGATGAACTAAATTTGGGCCAATATAATATTGCATTTTCAGGATTATCAGCACATTACCAAAAAATCCTGATTCAAGTCTaatcaccatttttttttttttttttttttcaaactgcctctagctaccgggcaacctcggtagtctagttggtaagaccttactctatggtaagacactgctctagaattgcaagggtcgtgggttcgaatcccacccgagtaacatgcctgtgatatttttttcacaggactcgggaaagtactgagtatacagtgctttatacacacatcggtgtatgggtaaaaaaccaaaattaacaccaTTTAtctgtttttcttccattagttCTTGACCACACCGCAGATGTACAGTAAGTAATCCAAAACAgttccttttaaaacaaatgaacgGTAACATTTTCCAGCTTTTTTTGTTGATGTTACAAGAGGCTGGAAGAGGAACTCATTCAGTTCATTCTTTTAGGGTCATTATTTTGTGGAGCATTTAatgattatattttttgtttaatggacttttaaaatggtttatttatttaaaatgtcatcGCAGCATACTGCTGAATTGCGACATTATTTACATACAATCGTTAACAAGCTTTACAAAAGAAATACataatgaaatattattttaaaaaacaaaaaaaacaaaagcctGCCTGAAATGTGACACTGACAGTTTTTAACTGTTGATTTGAAAATAGTAGAAGAGCCTATTGATGTGAAGTGAAAGCTAAATAAGCATCAATCTTGTCAAAAAGAAATGTACAGTGCCTGGAAAATAGAATATAAATACCACACAGTTGACTTTTTGAATGAGTAGGTTAGTTGATAAAAAGTGAAGCGGAGAGTTTACTTTAATTCACCACATTTTGTATTATAAACGTACATTTTTCAACATATTGATATTTGGTTGACAACTTTTATTAaccaactttttatttttgtttgttttgtaggtTGCATTCATGTATCCTTTTGAAGTAGATTGATTAAAAGACACAACATTTTAATAATGAACTCAGAAAGTAATGAAGTTTGTGGGAAAATCTTTAAGATTTGGCAGTCACAAACAACACTTTTAGTGATATAGGGTCCTcaaactgttttctcaacaGATGATGTTTCAGatgatggaaatatttctctgaaaGAATGGTTAACACCAAGATTAGCTATAAATTACCACTTAATGTTCATTTTGTCTTGTGGGAACAATGGGTTCAACCAATACACACATGTTCAAAACTGGCTTACCTGACTTGGTTGTGGTCACAAAATTAACCTTAATTCACACAATGTCAAAAGAGTATTTTTAGGTCACCTGGTTTTTTGCAACCAACAGAAATGCAGTCAACTTTCTAGAACTCTAGAAAATACACAGTTTTTGTCTATTCAATTGGCTGGAACACTCACTGGCCCTTTCAACACTGTGTCTCTCATCCCAGTGGATTACAGTTCTGGGAAGGCCCAGGAGTTTTTTTACCCCATGCGTGGTTACCATGCATTTTCACACTGTCCCCACCTAGGTCCCTATTCAATGGGGTTCCGGCTGCACCTTTCCAGACACCCTAGAGTTTTACCACTTAACCCTACTCCGGAGCAGGGGTGGCCATTCCCCCATTTGccggggtagatcaggggtaaagagatccaagtgtgaagaccagtttatagtcggtcgcgcgacggtcgggcgatggaaatcttgacgtgcGATCAAAGAAAGACACATTTTTTAGGCCTCAGTGATGACTATAAACTTTGTCCTgtgtcaagatttccatcgcgcgaccaacTATAAACCGACCTTGAAAAGGCTGGCTGTTATTCCCCAGGGTTGCCCCCCAGAAATAGagaagtgtgaaaagggctttttaGAGTGACTTTTCTACACCATTGTTTGTACACATTTGTATTTGCCTTAACTGTATCTTTCTCAGGGGGCGACACGTTAAAAGAGTCGTTTGAGTATGTTGCATTGGCAATGTTCGCTTACATGACAGAAATCAGCAAAGTAGACAAATTGACAACAGTTACAATAGAAGCAGAAGGTGAATATCTGattctttttttaatgtttttttaatcatttaaaacCTGTTCATATTTGATAATGTATCAACAGTATAGTTTGGTCATAGTATTTTGATGAATCTTTGTAGTAACAATGTTTGAACCAAGCAAAGGAAGGCATTAATGTggcaactttttattttctatattttttttcaggagatGACATGCTTTCGTTACTCTATCATTTCTTGGATGAGTTCCTGTTTGTATTTTCAGCTGACCCATTTTTTATTCCTAGAGTAAGTATGGCcatgtttctatttttaaatCCTAACCAACAACCCTCACCACCCTAAACCCTTACAACACTGAACACTACAATGAACCAACCCTAACCAACCAATCCTCACCACCCTGACCCTAACAGCCAACCCTAACCACCCTGAACACTAACCAATCAACCCTAAGTAAAGCTTCACCCTCCTGAACTCTAAACCAACCAACTCTCAACACCCTGAACCCTATTCAACTATTCCTAACCAAACCCAACCACCCTAAACTCTAACCAACCAACCCTAACTAAAGCTTCATCACCCTGCACTTTAAACCAACCAACTCTCACCACCCTGAACCCTAATCAACCAACCCTAACCAAACCCTCACCACCCTGCATACCCTTACCCCACACAACCAACCCTCACA contains the following coding sequences:
- the LOC117301185 gene encoding protein archease-like, coding for MAEEVAETTGIDPSDSPRSPGEKEPQDGVDYAEGDEGEEAAGGADDWQDIPEGSKFEFLDHTADVQLHSWGDTLKESFEYVALAMFAYMTEISKVDKLTTVTIEAEGDDMLSLLYHFLDEFLFVFSADPFFIPREVTIDELDLENFKIKATGHGETFDLTKHPQGTEVKAITYSNMQVHSEKDTHDIYVIIDI